A window from Rhizosphaericola mali encodes these proteins:
- a CDS encoding Crp/Fnr family transcriptional regulator — protein MQDVFTNYLKSQVDISDAELAEILQLSINKTIKKSQSILHDGETWRFMCFITKGCCRLYRFDEKGMDHTVRFGIENWWMTDQQSYNLNIPSEYNIEAITQSSLLLWRKEDWENLIEKIPALKQFYTVLSARAYEAGLQRIFSLISKTAEERYSEFQINYPTIFNKVPLYMVASYLGISRETLSRIRKNATII, from the coding sequence ATGCAGGATGTATTTACCAACTACTTAAAATCCCAGGTGGACATATCGGATGCGGAACTAGCGGAAATACTACAACTGAGTATCAATAAAACTATTAAAAAATCGCAATCCATTCTGCATGATGGCGAGACTTGGCGATTTATGTGTTTTATCACGAAAGGTTGTTGTCGCTTATATCGTTTCGATGAAAAAGGAATGGATCACACGGTACGATTTGGTATCGAAAATTGGTGGATGACCGATCAGCAGAGTTACAATCTAAATATTCCGTCAGAATACAATATTGAAGCCATCACGCAAAGCTCTTTACTATTGTGGAGAAAGGAAGATTGGGAAAATCTAATAGAAAAAATTCCTGCTTTAAAACAATTTTACACGGTACTTAGCGCAAGAGCTTATGAAGCTGGCTTGCAACGTATTTTTTCTCTTATTAGCAAAACTGCCGAGGAAAGATACTCCGAATTTCAAATAAACTATCCTACTATATTCAACAAAGTACCCTTGTATATGGTGGCTTCTTATCTGGGAATATCAAGAGAAACGCTCAGCCGTATTAGAAAAAATGCAACGATAATTTAA
- a CDS encoding nuclear transport factor 2 family protein: MNTNVQKMIHDYVNAWNENNLKDFKNAFSKIWNEEATYIDPQIDNIKGVDAIAQLAMSSLEKFPGRRFEVLTEPDTHHNVGRYNWKAIFSDGNTVEGFDCFEFDNQYKITKIVSFF; the protein is encoded by the coding sequence ATGAATACGAATGTTCAGAAAATGATTCACGATTATGTAAATGCGTGGAACGAAAACAATCTCAAAGATTTTAAAAATGCATTTAGTAAAATTTGGAACGAAGAGGCTACTTATATTGATCCACAAATTGACAACATAAAAGGAGTAGATGCGATTGCACAACTTGCGATGAGTTCTTTGGAAAAATTTCCGGGTCGAAGATTTGAAGTATTGACAGAACCAGATACACATCATAACGTAGGTCGTTACAATTGGAAAGCTATTTTTTCGGATGGCAATACTGTTGAAGGTTTCGATTGTTTCGAATTTGACAACCAATACAAGATTACTAAAATTGTAAGTTTTTTTTAG
- a CDS encoding Crp/Fnr family transcriptional regulator, with amino-acid sequence MERYDQFFNNIAMHIALTDQEKEVAISLLLSSSIKKNQKILIAGNICRNFYFVDSGCLRLFSCDNEGLEHNVMFCPENWWVADIASFSTQSAAFYGIDALEDCELLYYSFQNLEKLYLLVPKFERFFRILIQNGFNFYQSQITANVSLTALERYALFQERYPKLEQRITQKHIASYLGVTPIFLSRIRKRKFQSKK; translated from the coding sequence ATGGAAAGGTACGACCAATTTTTTAATAATATTGCGATGCATATTGCTCTAACCGATCAGGAAAAGGAAGTTGCGATATCGCTTTTACTGTCTAGTAGTATTAAAAAAAATCAAAAAATTTTAATCGCAGGTAATATTTGTCGCAATTTTTATTTTGTAGACAGCGGTTGCCTGCGACTTTTTAGTTGCGACAATGAAGGCCTAGAGCACAACGTGATGTTTTGCCCCGAAAATTGGTGGGTTGCAGACATTGCAAGCTTTTCCACACAGTCTGCTGCTTTTTATGGGATTGATGCTTTAGAAGACTGTGAATTGTTATATTATTCCTTTCAAAATTTGGAGAAATTATATTTATTGGTTCCGAAGTTCGAGCGTTTTTTTAGGATTTTAATTCAGAATGGATTTAATTTTTACCAAAGTCAAATTACGGCAAATGTCTCTTTGACAGCACTAGAAAGATATGCCCTATTTCAAGAACGTTACCCGAAACTAGAACAAAGAATCACTCAAAAACATATAGCATCTTATTTAGGCGTTACACCCATCTTTCTTAGTCGGATTCGTAAACGAAAATTTCAATCCAAAAAATAG
- a CDS encoding ArsR/SmtB family transcription factor: MELKQVAEISQCLSNTVRLQILEWLKNPEANFPANTSGLSNKDGVCVTFINDKSGLSQSTISTYLKNMESCGLLKNKRIGKWTYFLRNEETIQAYTDYLK; encoded by the coding sequence ATGGAATTAAAACAAGTAGCAGAAATAAGCCAGTGTTTATCCAATACTGTAAGACTGCAAATTTTGGAATGGTTGAAAAATCCAGAAGCAAATTTTCCTGCTAATACCTCTGGTCTGTCTAACAAAGATGGTGTGTGTGTAACGTTTATTAATGACAAAAGTGGCTTGTCCCAATCTACGATTTCCACGTATCTTAAGAATATGGAAAGTTGTGGCTTGCTGAAAAATAAAAGAATAGGAAAATGGACCTATTTTTTACGTAATGAAGAGACTATTCAGGCATATACCGACTACCTAAAATAA
- a CDS encoding alkene reductase: MKLNETFQLGNIVLNNKIVMAPMTRTRAYNPELKANEQIALYYAQRASAGLIISEGTPINGEAIGYINIPGIYTPQQVEGWKTVTDKVHLNDGYIFAQLWHVGRISHPDLLNGKLPIGPSSINPNFQCYTEKGFTQTIEPKAMTIEDIDNTILDFQKAAVNAMEAGFDGVEIHAANGYLFHQFFMKCSNVRTDAYGGSIKNRARFLFDVLDKMIEKVDASKIGIRLAPDLDQTFGIELDEESEALFEYIIHRLNDYHLAYLHISGFTRKIAHSHARILEIAKKYRQIYKGNYMINGAFDRDTAEKALEDNLADLVSFGAPFISNPDLVERFKKNGPYNTMDKENVYGSSTKGYTDYPFLTKTYIK, from the coding sequence ATGAAATTAAATGAAACATTCCAGTTGGGAAACATAGTCCTTAACAATAAAATCGTTATGGCGCCTATGACTAGAACGCGAGCCTATAATCCAGAATTAAAAGCAAATGAGCAGATTGCTTTGTATTATGCGCAACGTGCATCAGCTGGGCTCATCATCAGTGAAGGCACACCTATCAATGGAGAAGCTATTGGTTATATAAATATTCCAGGTATTTATACGCCTCAACAAGTAGAAGGCTGGAAAACCGTAACGGATAAAGTACATTTAAACGATGGATACATATTTGCACAACTATGGCATGTAGGTCGTATTTCTCATCCAGATCTTTTGAATGGCAAATTGCCTATTGGTCCATCATCAATCAATCCTAATTTTCAATGTTATACAGAAAAAGGATTTACCCAAACGATTGAGCCCAAGGCAATGACAATAGAAGATATAGACAATACAATATTAGATTTTCAAAAAGCTGCGGTAAATGCAATGGAAGCAGGTTTTGACGGAGTGGAAATTCATGCCGCAAATGGTTATTTGTTTCATCAATTTTTCATGAAATGTTCTAATGTGCGTACCGACGCTTATGGCGGTAGTATTAAAAATAGAGCGCGCTTTTTGTTTGATGTATTGGATAAAATGATTGAAAAAGTGGATGCGTCTAAAATCGGTATTCGGTTGGCGCCTGATTTGGACCAAACTTTTGGTATTGAACTCGATGAGGAATCGGAAGCGCTTTTTGAATATATCATTCATCGATTAAATGATTATCATTTAGCCTATTTGCATATTTCGGGTTTTACAAGAAAAATTGCTCATTCTCATGCAAGAATTCTAGAAATAGCCAAAAAATACAGACAAATATATAAGGGTAACTATATGATTAATGGAGCTTTTGATCGGGACACAGCAGAAAAAGCACTTGAAGACAATCTAGCTGATTTAGTTTCATTTGGGGCGCCATTTATCAGCAATCCTGACCTTGTTGAAAGGTTTAAAAAAAATGGACCATACAACACGATGGACAAAGAAAATGTATATGGAAGTTCGACAAAAGGATATACCGATTATCCATTTTTAACTAAAACGTATATTAAATAA
- a CDS encoding TIGR03571 family LLM class oxidoreductase, producing the protein MNKENRIDTTMLSYPKTLVQHYGYNKLFQPNKLTFGLIAPMKGYPQSPFPDMSDKEILVKKADEVGIDAIWLRDVPFYDPNFGDTGQMYDAMVYAGWLAAMTKDIVIGTSGIVLPLRNPILLAKQALSLDNLTKGRFILGLAGGDRLAEYPAFGVNFYSRVERFQDEVNIIHKVIEENYPSYQSTFYGNLSGDLDMYPKSFSPKIPILNIGRAGQNIEWIAKNTDGWIWHGLQARGSSHILEQWRQANNHVFSPYGYGSFFELAENPDTPVQVNGGFTYGGRNSLIEYWESQRVLGISHILLNLKSSQRNPLDVLEEFGKYIVPVFK; encoded by the coding sequence ATGAACAAAGAAAACCGAATAGATACGACTATGTTGTCGTACCCTAAAACCTTAGTCCAACACTATGGTTATAATAAACTATTTCAACCTAATAAGTTGACATTTGGTTTGATTGCACCAATGAAAGGCTATCCTCAATCTCCTTTTCCGGATATGAGTGACAAAGAGATATTGGTAAAAAAGGCAGATGAGGTCGGCATCGATGCAATATGGTTGCGTGATGTACCTTTTTACGATCCTAATTTTGGTGATACTGGTCAGATGTACGATGCCATGGTATATGCTGGATGGTTAGCAGCAATGACCAAAGATATAGTCATAGGTACCTCTGGAATTGTACTGCCGCTTAGAAATCCAATTCTTTTGGCAAAACAAGCTTTGAGTTTAGATAACCTTACCAAAGGTAGATTTATATTGGGATTAGCGGGTGGTGATCGACTCGCTGAATATCCAGCCTTTGGCGTAAATTTTTATTCGAGAGTAGAGCGGTTTCAAGATGAGGTAAATATCATTCATAAAGTCATAGAAGAGAATTATCCGTCTTATCAATCTACTTTTTATGGTAATCTGTCTGGAGATCTGGATATGTATCCAAAATCATTTTCCCCAAAAATTCCCATCCTCAATATCGGCCGAGCAGGGCAAAATATAGAATGGATTGCTAAAAATACCGATGGTTGGATATGGCATGGGTTACAAGCCAGAGGTTCTTCTCATATATTAGAACAATGGCGACAAGCAAATAACCATGTATTCAGTCCTTATGGATACGGAAGTTTCTTCGAATTAGCAGAAAATCCAGATACGCCAGTACAGGTAAATGGAGGATTTACCTATGGAGGACGCAATAGCTTAATTGAATATTGGGAAAGCCAAAGGGTGTTGGGTATTTCTCATATATTACTAAACCTTAAGTCCTCACAAAGAAATCCTTTGGATGTCTTAGAAGAGTTTGGAAAATATATCGTGCCAGTCTTTAAATAA
- a CDS encoding nuclear transport factor 2 family protein, with protein sequence MEILDRNTIKDFVDNFLLAWQMEDSSALRSFWDADAVFNSSAHGSATCDLPIVKLLLEKQPVGNAMSLFSSNLYFATKTENIYTLTFYVYGIVKDDRNEVMTIGATVLADIEFGPNTIKFKSLTFSLNWIEGEDDLIPNWRKPLGYRFWKVGDPLSVIVSEVDAPWNKYSNFHSTNIEEELLQTYARYAWAIDQADFHLLQSVFTHDIEGDFTPMGYLKGNQQVIGTMKAFRQSWPWMQHFGEPISYHISEDGNEAELVIGRIIPQQYETVLQSPILYGANYELKMRKEDSVWKISYFSYHPGWFYAKEKK encoded by the coding sequence ATGGAAATATTAGACAGAAATACAATAAAGGATTTTGTTGATAATTTTTTATTAGCATGGCAAATGGAAGATTCTAGTGCATTACGTTCTTTTTGGGATGCAGATGCCGTATTTAATAGCTCCGCACATGGTAGCGCAACTTGTGATTTGCCAATAGTAAAACTTTTACTAGAAAAACAACCCGTAGGCAATGCGATGTCTTTATTTTCAAGTAATCTTTATTTTGCCACAAAGACCGAAAATATTTACACGCTGACATTTTATGTATACGGAATAGTAAAGGATGACAGAAATGAAGTTATGACAATTGGAGCCACTGTATTAGCAGATATTGAGTTTGGACCGAATACAATAAAATTTAAGTCGCTAACTTTTTCTTTGAATTGGATAGAGGGGGAAGATGATCTTATTCCTAATTGGCGTAAACCATTGGGATATAGGTTTTGGAAAGTAGGAGATCCTTTAAGTGTTATAGTAAGTGAAGTGGATGCTCCTTGGAATAAATATAGTAATTTTCATTCCACCAATATTGAGGAAGAATTATTGCAAACCTATGCTAGATATGCCTGGGCAATTGATCAAGCTGACTTTCATTTATTACAATCCGTTTTTACGCATGATATTGAAGGTGATTTTACGCCAATGGGTTATTTGAAGGGAAATCAACAAGTTATTGGCACGATGAAAGCATTTAGACAATCTTGGCCTTGGATGCAACATTTTGGCGAGCCTATAAGTTATCATATTAGTGAAGATGGAAATGAAGCAGAGTTAGTTATCGGGAGGATTATTCCTCAACAATACGAAACCGTATTACAATCACCAATTTTGTACGGAGCCAACTATGAATTGAAAATGAGAAAAGAAGATTCTGTTTGGAAAATCTCCTATTTCTCTTATCATCCAGGTTGGTTTTACGCAAAAGAAAAAAAATAA
- a CDS encoding nuclear transport factor 2 family protein produces MDLQKNIERLLDMESIKNLRIRYTHALDSMHISEAITVFSADAFCQTDRDPWIGRNAIRQGLEKAFKDYDVENYGSYPFMHIVSNHLIEFKNDYQATGKCYLVDTVTQREKDEFPLLLLGVYIDEYEKINGQWLIIKSHLNVNWPERNY; encoded by the coding sequence ATGGACTTACAAAAAAATATAGAAAGACTATTGGATATGGAATCCATAAAGAATTTAAGAATACGCTATACGCACGCATTAGATAGTATGCATATTAGCGAAGCAATAACAGTTTTTTCAGCGGATGCATTTTGTCAAACTGATCGGGATCCTTGGATAGGTCGAAATGCCATACGACAAGGTTTAGAAAAGGCTTTTAAGGATTATGATGTAGAAAACTATGGATCGTATCCATTCATGCATATAGTATCTAATCATCTTATAGAATTTAAAAATGACTATCAAGCAACTGGTAAGTGTTATTTAGTTGATACGGTGACTCAAAGAGAAAAAGACGAATTTCCACTACTGCTACTTGGCGTATATATAGACGAATACGAAAAAATAAATGGACAATGGTTAATTATAAAAAGTCATCTTAACGTCAATTGGCCAGAGCGAAATTATTAG
- a CDS encoding DDE-type integrase/transposase/recombinase codes for MALKMAYKNSIFHIKKTIHYSDRGIQFCCPDYSEFAEKLGFVLSTTQQYDRYGNAVAERVNGILKYADGLRHTLPDLVTAKKIVAQVVWRFTIVKESIGV; via the coding sequence ATGGCTTTAAAAATGGCCTATAAAAATAGCATTTTCCACATCAAAAAAACGATTCATTATAGTGATAGAGGCATTCAATTTTGTTGTCCAGACTATTCGGAATTTGCCGAAAAATTAGGCTTTGTATTAAGCACCACTCAGCAGTACGATCGTTATGGAAATGCAGTAGCAGAACGTGTAAATGGCATATTGAAATATGCGGATGGATTGAGGCATACACTACCAGATTTAGTTACCGCAAAGAAAATAGTAGCACAAGTGGTGTGGAGATTTACAATAGTCAAAGAATCCATTGGAGTTTAG
- a CDS encoding helix-turn-helix domain-containing protein → MENKTDPYQPMGHGIVFHPDLIKGTSLAKNMSEYHFFTYQTNEALHLSEKERQFVLEIFSNIKTELERSIDKHSKRLIASSIELFLNYCERFYDRQFITRENVNTGILEKFELLLDNYYKSDDPLETGIPSVAYCTEQLHLSANYFGDLIKTETGRSAQEYVQNKIINIAKVNIFNKEKSVAQIAYEMGFKYPQHFIRLFKQKTGHTPKEFQNMN, encoded by the coding sequence GTGGAAAACAAAACCGATCCATACCAACCAATGGGACATGGGATTGTATTTCACCCAGATTTAATCAAAGGAACCTCGCTGGCCAAAAACATGTCCGAGTACCATTTCTTCACCTACCAAACGAATGAGGCGTTGCATCTGTCGGAAAAAGAAAGACAGTTCGTTTTGGAGATATTTTCAAATATTAAAACCGAATTGGAAAGGTCAATTGACAAGCACAGCAAGCGTCTCATCGCTTCTAGTATCGAACTATTTCTAAACTATTGTGAACGCTTTTATGACCGACAATTCATTACAAGGGAAAATGTGAATACCGGAATACTGGAAAAGTTTGAATTGCTTTTGGATAATTATTATAAATCTGATGATCCTCTTGAAACAGGAATTCCTTCCGTGGCTTATTGTACCGAGCAACTACACTTATCAGCCAACTATTTCGGAGATCTAATCAAAACGGAAACCGGAAGATCTGCACAAGAATACGTTCAGAACAAAATCATCAATATCGCGAAAGTGAATATTTTCAATAAAGAAAAGTCCGTAGCGCAGATCGCATACGAAATGGGATTTAAGTATCCCCAGCATTTTATTCGATTGTTCAAACAAAAAACTGGACATACACCAAAAGAATTCCAAAATATGAACTGA
- a CDS encoding helix-turn-helix domain-containing protein, which yields MKKVENQFIKYNTITEVHYSFGLPKPLHPLISLIDNSQNTVAIPPLPFLHVLSFYKIVLWTTKNEGWLRYGQNNYDFNEGGMFFGKPGQILGAQPDSPDHSGYVLLIHPDFFKSFPLVQTIKDHHFFDYSVNEMLHLSDKEKETVINVFKNIEDELNNRLDDYTQEVIIAQIELILTYANRFYKRQFITRKVVNHDILLQVEAILEKYFNSEDIVIKGLPTVAYLADQVHLSPNYLGDLLRSLTGQNAQQIIHEKLIEKAKEKLSSTNLLISEIAYELGFEHPQSFSKIFKAKTHLSPLGFRQSFN from the coding sequence ATGAAAAAAGTTGAAAATCAATTTATAAAATACAATACAATCACGGAAGTTCACTACTCCTTTGGACTTCCCAAACCCTTGCATCCATTGATTAGTTTGATTGATAATTCTCAAAATACAGTAGCAATTCCGCCATTGCCATTTTTGCATGTATTGAGTTTTTACAAAATCGTATTATGGACAACCAAGAACGAAGGTTGGCTTCGATATGGACAGAATAATTATGATTTTAATGAAGGCGGAATGTTCTTTGGAAAACCCGGTCAGATTTTGGGTGCGCAACCAGACAGCCCAGATCATTCGGGTTATGTATTGTTGATTCATCCCGATTTTTTTAAATCATTTCCGCTGGTGCAAACAATTAAAGACCATCATTTTTTTGACTATAGCGTCAACGAAATGTTGCATCTTTCTGACAAAGAGAAAGAAACAGTTATTAATGTTTTCAAAAACATAGAAGACGAACTTAATAATCGTTTGGATGATTACACGCAAGAAGTAATTATTGCACAGATAGAATTGATTTTGACTTATGCCAATCGTTTCTACAAGCGTCAATTCATCACTCGAAAAGTGGTAAATCACGATATATTACTCCAAGTAGAAGCTATATTGGAAAAATATTTTAATTCTGAGGATATTGTCATCAAAGGATTGCCAACGGTAGCTTACTTAGCAGATCAAGTACATTTATCGCCCAATTATTTAGGTGATTTATTACGTTCCTTAACTGGGCAAAATGCACAACAAATTATTCACGAAAAACTTATTGAAAAAGCCAAAGAAAAGCTTTCCTCCACTAATTTATTAATAAGTGAAATTGCTTATGAATTGGGCTTTGAACATCCACAATCTTTCAGTAAAATCTTCAAAGCAAAAACCCATTTGAGTCCATTGGGGTTCAGACAAAGTTTTAATTAA
- a CDS encoding SDR family oxidoreductase: MKKVFITGANKGIGFETAKQLLQKGYYVYLGSRNVEAGEKAVADLKSQGLNNVECIQIDVADEQSVLNAMKNIREKTKVLDVLINNAGISGIQFDTNGEIIPQTAIDTSIDIFKQVYEINVYGVIRTTQAFIDFLKKSPEPRIVMVSSSQGSITLHSDPNYIYYNYKGAVYLSSKSALNMYTVNLAYELKDTNFKINAVSPGYTKTDFTFNRGVGTVEDAGKRIVKYAIIDQNGPTGQFFCEETNPNGGEIPW, encoded by the coding sequence ATGAAAAAAGTATTTATTACAGGGGCAAATAAGGGAATTGGTTTTGAAACAGCCAAACAATTGCTCCAAAAGGGCTATTATGTTTATTTAGGAAGCCGGAATGTAGAAGCCGGTGAAAAAGCCGTAGCAGATTTAAAATCTCAAGGATTAAATAATGTAGAATGTATTCAAATAGATGTCGCCGATGAACAATCCGTACTTAATGCTATGAAAAATATTAGAGAAAAAACAAAAGTTTTAGATGTATTGATTAACAATGCAGGGATTTCTGGAATTCAATTTGATACCAATGGGGAAATAATTCCTCAAACGGCAATTGACACAAGCATTGATATATTCAAACAAGTATATGAAATTAATGTTTATGGTGTTATTAGAACCACTCAAGCATTTATAGATTTTCTAAAGAAATCCCCAGAACCAAGGATTGTAATGGTGAGTTCTAGTCAAGGTTCCATCACACTTCATAGTGATCCTAACTACATTTATTATAATTATAAAGGCGCCGTTTATCTCTCATCCAAATCGGCACTAAATATGTACACTGTGAACTTGGCGTATGAATTAAAAGATACTAACTTTAAAATTAATGCGGTTAGTCCTGGATATACAAAGACAGATTTCACCTTTAATCGAGGCGTAGGAACGGTAGAAGATGCAGGTAAACGTATTGTCAAATATGCCATTATTGATCAAAATGGCCCTACGGGTCAATTTTTTTGTGAAGAAACAAATCCAAATGGAGGCGAAATTCCTTGGTAG
- a CDS encoding helix-turn-helix domain-containing protein, translating into MKESKLLRLNSISQLVRALGLPGPSHPLITLVDYAKIPQGALTKNQKISLDFFKISFKPNYKGRTKYGQGYYDFEEGGLAFIKPNQIVFSPENLDQYEGVALYFHPDFIRSYPLGTNIHNYGFFSYNVSEALFLSANEKEIVGNLFTTIASELQRNIDHFTQDVLVSQLELLLNYSNRFYDRQFITRKAVNNDKIRILDQLLNDFFEDRNGSKNGPPSVAFICQQMQLSQRYLSDMLHSLTGMNTQQYIQNAIIEKAKEKLSTTELSVSEIAYDLGFEHPQSFSKLFKKQMNQSPLEFRNSFN; encoded by the coding sequence ATGAAAGAATCTAAACTTTTACGTTTGAATAGTATTTCACAATTAGTGCGTGCGTTAGGATTGCCAGGACCTTCGCATCCATTGATTACACTTGTTGATTATGCAAAAATTCCACAGGGTGCATTGACTAAAAATCAAAAAATCAGTCTGGATTTTTTCAAAATTTCATTCAAGCCAAACTATAAGGGACGAACAAAATACGGGCAAGGTTATTATGATTTTGAAGAAGGCGGATTGGCATTTATAAAACCCAACCAGATTGTTTTTTCGCCAGAAAATTTGGATCAATATGAAGGGGTTGCTTTGTATTTTCATCCAGACTTTATTCGTAGTTATCCTTTAGGAACCAATATACATAACTATGGTTTTTTCTCTTATAATGTTTCTGAAGCGCTCTTTCTCTCTGCTAACGAAAAAGAGATTGTCGGAAATTTATTTACAACTATAGCCTCAGAATTACAACGGAATATTGACCATTTCACTCAAGATGTGTTGGTTTCTCAATTGGAATTATTATTGAATTACAGCAATCGCTTTTATGATCGTCAATTTATCACTAGGAAAGCCGTCAATAATGATAAAATAAGAATACTGGATCAACTACTCAATGACTTTTTTGAAGACAGAAATGGTTCAAAAAATGGACCTCCTTCTGTTGCATTTATCTGCCAACAAATGCAGCTATCGCAACGTTATTTGAGTGATATGCTTCATTCTCTAACTGGAATGAATACGCAACAATACATTCAAAATGCCATCATTGAAAAAGCAAAAGAGAAACTTTCAACCACAGAATTATCCGTAAGCGAGATAGCCTATGATTTGGGATTTGAACATCCACAATCATTCAGCAAATTATTTAAAAAACAGATGAATCAGAGTCCATTGGAATTTAGGAATTCGTTTAATTAA
- a CDS encoding SDR family oxidoreductase encodes MQNLKGLVVVITGASAGIGETIALELAKQKVKVVLGARSEDKLAQIVDKITSNGGDAIYFPTDVTKKNEVQNLVNEAVEHYGKLDVVINNAGVAQIGKMEELDVEFWDQMIDINIKGTLYGMAAAIPVFKRQNYGHIINIISTAGIKIVPTQAVYAGTKNAIRTITEAFRQESDGSIRITGISPGFVHTEFSVKSAKTLEMKKLYAAKVEEIAISPKAIADAVIYAISQPKEVEIGDIVIRPAAQN; translated from the coding sequence ATGCAAAATTTAAAAGGTTTAGTTGTTGTCATTACAGGTGCAAGTGCTGGCATTGGTGAAACGATTGCTTTAGAACTCGCCAAACAAAAAGTAAAAGTAGTATTAGGTGCTAGAAGCGAAGATAAATTGGCTCAAATTGTAGACAAAATTACTAGTAATGGCGGAGATGCAATTTATTTTCCCACTGATGTAACTAAGAAAAATGAAGTGCAAAATTTAGTGAATGAAGCAGTTGAACATTACGGCAAACTAGATGTTGTTATCAACAATGCAGGAGTTGCCCAGATTGGTAAAATGGAAGAGTTAGATGTGGAATTTTGGGACCAAATGATTGATATCAACATAAAGGGAACTTTATATGGAATGGCTGCGGCGATTCCCGTTTTTAAACGACAGAATTATGGGCATATCATCAATATTATTTCCACCGCTGGCATCAAAATTGTTCCAACTCAAGCCGTTTATGCAGGCACTAAAAATGCGATTAGAACTATTACAGAAGCCTTTAGACAAGAATCAGATGGCAGTATTAGGATTACTGGTATTTCACCGGGATTTGTCCATACAGAGTTTAGCGTTAAGAGTGCTAAAACACTTGAAATGAAAAAATTGTATGCTGCAAAAGTGGAAGAGATAGCAATCAGTCCTAAGGCGATTGCTGACGCTGTAATCTATGCAATCAGCCAACCGAAAGAAGTTGAAATTGGGGATATTGTAATTCGTCCAGCAGCGCAGAATTAA
- a CDS encoding winged helix-turn-helix transcriptional regulator, which produces MPEINEIRKISSATNFLHIAECKKKLMAIHDTMDVISGKWKLSIIACLCYKPMRYSEILREIYGISGKVLSRELKDLEMNQLIKRKVLDIQPISVEYSITDYGATLQKMTEVIADWGIAHRQKIIGVK; this is translated from the coding sequence ATGCCTGAGATAAATGAAATCCGCAAAATAAGTTCAGCTACAAATTTTCTACATATCGCAGAATGTAAGAAAAAACTAATGGCAATTCATGATACAATGGACGTAATTAGTGGAAAATGGAAATTGTCCATCATTGCTTGCTTGTGTTACAAACCCATGCGCTATTCCGAAATTTTGCGTGAAATCTATGGCATTTCTGGAAAAGTCTTGAGCCGAGAATTGAAAGATTTGGAAATGAATCAACTCATCAAAAGAAAGGTATTAGACATTCAACCCATATCTGTTGAATATTCTATCACTGATTATGGTGCTACCCTTCAAAAAATGACAGAAGTTATTGCAGATTGGGGCATAGCGCATCGACAAAAAATTATTGGAGTCAAGTAA